TAAAGGAGTATATTGCAAGAGGGACTTATATTTTTCCACCTTTACCATCTATGAGATTAATTACAGATATCTTTGAGTTTTGTTCTAAAGAGCTACCGAGATGGAATACTATTAGTATAAGTGGATACCATATCAGAGAAGCTGGTTCTTCTGCAATACAGGAAATTGCCTTTACACTGGCTAATGGTATTGCTTATGTTGATGCAGCTGTAAAAAAAGGTTTGGATGTAGATAATTTTGCTCCCAGGTTGTCATTTTTCTTCAATGCTCATAATGATTTGTTTGAAGAAATCGCAAAATTTAGGGCAGCCAGGAAATTATGGGCAAAAATTATGAAGGAGCGTTTTGGAGCAAAGAACCCAAAATCTTTAATGCTTCGTTTTCATACTCAAACAGCAGGTTGTACTTTAACTGCACAACAACCAGATAATAATATAATCAGAGTTACATTACAAGCTCTTGCGGCAGTTCTTGGCGGTACTCAATCATTGCACACAAATTCGAGAGATGAGGCTCTTTCGTTACCATCACAAAAATCAGTTAGGATTGCCCTGAGAACACAACAAGTGATTGGCCATGAAAGTGGTGTCACTGAAACCGTAGATCCGCTTGCAGGCTCTTATTATATTGAGACAATGACCAGGGAAATTGAAGATGAAGTAATGGTTTATATTGACAAAATTGATAAATTAGGAGGCGCTCCAAAGGCCATAGAAAATGGTTTTGTCCAAAGAGAAATACAAAATAGTGCTTATCAGTATCAAAAAGACATAGAGGATAAAAAGAAAATCATTGTAGGTGTAAATCAATTCCAATCAGAAGAAGAAACAATGAAAGATTTGCTTAAGGTAAATCCGAAAATTGAAAAGCAGCAGGTTGAAAAATTGGAAGATACTAAGAAAAGTCGCGCTGGAAATGAAGTTAATAAAAAATTAAAAGAATTAAAAAAAGCAGCTAATACTGATAAAAACTTAATGCCATTTATAATTGACTGTGTAAAAAGCTATGCTACATTAGGAGAGATATGTGACCAATTGAGAGACGTTTTTGGAGAATACAAAGATTCTATAAAGATATAGTATCAAGGAAGGTGAATTATGAGTAAAACAAGGATAAGAGTTTTAGTTGCTAAGCCGGGATTAGACGGGCATGATCGCGGAGCTAAAGTTATTGCAAGGGCATTGCGAGACGCAGGAATGGAAGTAATCTATACAGGCCTAAGGCAAACCCCGGAGCAGATTATTGAAGCAG
The Atribacterota bacterium genome window above contains:
- a CDS encoding methylmalonyl-CoA mutase family protein, whose translation is MDYKKVKKARKDWTDKTLDPVLKKFPERKEKFLTGSNKEVKRLYDPLDTENIDYLKEIGYPGDYPYTRGVQPTMYRGRLWTMRQYAGFGDAEESNRRYKYLLKNGQTGLSIAFDLPTQIGYDSDNSMSHGEVGKVGVAIDSLKDMEILFEGIPLDKVSTSMTINAPAAVLLAMYIAVAEKQGVPANKLNGTIQNDILKEYIARGTYIFPPLPSMRLITDIFEFCSKELPRWNTISISGYHIREAGSSAIQEIAFTLANGIAYVDAAVKKGLDVDNFAPRLSFFFNAHNDLFEEIAKFRAARKLWAKIMKERFGAKNPKSLMLRFHTQTAGCTLTAQQPDNNIIRVTLQALAAVLGGTQSLHTNSRDEALSLPSQKSVRIALRTQQVIGHESGVTETVDPLAGSYYIETMTREIEDEVMVYIDKIDKLGGAPKAIENGFVQREIQNSAYQYQKDIEDKKKIIVGVNQFQSEEETMKDLLKVNPKIEKQQVEKLEDTKKSRAGNEVNKKLKELKKAANTDKNLMPFIIDCVKSYATLGEICDQLRDVFGEYKDSIKI